The sequence below is a genomic window from Acidimicrobiales bacterium.
CGCCGCCTACGAGATCAACAACGCCGGGGGGATCCTCGGCCATCAGCTCACGCTGGCGGAGATCGACACCAAGAACGACCCCGCTGACGCGCTCCCGTTGATGCAGCAGTTCCTCGCGACGCACTCCAACGTGGTGGCGATCGCCGGTCCACAGAGCACCGAGGCGCCGACGCTCGTCCCGATCCTCAACAAGGACAAGATCGTGATGTTCGGCGGCGCGGGCGAGTCCGAGTTCAACCGCAGCCCGTACAACTTCTTCTGGCGCACCAACCCGCCGGACTCGGCGAACGGCATCTCGATGGCGATCTACGCCAAGCGGCTGGGCGACCTGCGCGTCGCCACGGTCTTCGGCTCGGACCAGGGCTCCCAGGGCGACCTGCCGGGCGTGCTCACGGCGATCAAGGAACTCCACCTCGATCTCGTCTCACAGGTCAACCTGCAGCCCGACCAGCCGTCGTACCAGTCCCAGGTGGCGCGGCTGATCTCCGAGCACCCGCAGGCGATCATGACCGAGACCGACCCGCAGTCTGCCGGCACGTTCTTCGGCGAGTGGTTCCAGCAGAACCCCAAGGCGACCAGCACCAAGCTCATCGGCACCGAGGCGAGCGCGCTCCCGACGTACATCCAGGCGGTGCAGGGCGCGATCGGCAAGAGCAAGTTCGCCCAGACCTTCGCCGGCGTGGTCGAGTCCGTGTCCAGCCCGAACCCCGCCACGAACCTTGAGAAGCAGGGACTCGTGGCGAACAAGTCGAAGATCCCGAACGCGCTCAGCTACCTGCAGAACCCCTTCTTCCTCGGGGGGTACGGGAGCTTCATCCTCGAGGCGCTCGCGATGACGGCCGCGCACTCGATCAAGCCGTCGGTCTACAACAGCTTCATCAACGGCGTCGGCAATCCCGGTCCGGGCAAGGTCGTCGTCTACAGCTACGCGAAGGGCGTCCAGCTGCTGAAGCAGGGGAAGAAGATCCAGTACATCGGCCCGGCGGGCCCCTACAACTTCAACAAGTGGCACAACTCCTTCGCCGGGCAGGTGGCCGAGCAGTACCTCGCCAACGGATCAGTGAAGCCCCTTCCCAACGGGGTGGTCACCACCAGCCAGATTCAGAAGTACCCCGGCTGATCCCTCCCGCGGATTGCAGCACTTGGTCGGGCCGCTGGGCTCCGGACGACGACGGTCGCCCCGGAGCCCAGCCCGACGCCTTGGCCGCTGAGCGGCACGGCACCATCTCGCGCGATGCGCAGACAAGGGGAAGTAGCTGGCGGTGCAACTCCTAGCTTCGGGGATCGGCTTCGGGATCGTGAGCGGCGCCGTGCTCGCGCTCGGCGCGATGGGCTTCTCGCTGCAGTTCGGGATGACGAACGTGCTGAATCTCGCCTACGGCTCGCTGATGAGCATGGGCGCGCTCGTCGCACTCCTGCTGAATGAGAACGGGGTCTCGATCTGGGTCGCTGCCCTGCTCGCGGCGGTCGCCGTCGCCCTCACCTCGCTGCTCATCGGGAGCACGATCTACCGCGCCTTCGCCCGACGGGGGGCACGGCTGTTCACGATGGCGATCCTGTCGGTCGCGGTGTCCTTGATCGTCGACTTCGGGATGGGGGCGAT
It includes:
- a CDS encoding ABC transporter substrate-binding protein, producing MSVLAACLAFGGVVGTSVTAAASSQPRFSGSPVVIPLLSPFSGGSAFIGQLGYAIAVPAAYEINNAGGILGHQLTLAEIDTKNDPADALPLMQQFLATHSNVVAIAGPQSTEAPTLVPILNKDKIVMFGGAGESEFNRSPYNFFWRTNPPDSANGISMAIYAKRLGDLRVATVFGSDQGSQGDLPGVLTAIKELHLDLVSQVNLQPDQPSYQSQVARLISEHPQAIMTETDPQSAGTFFGEWFQQNPKATSTKLIGTEASALPTYIQAVQGAIGKSKFAQTFAGVVESVSSPNPATNLEKQGLVANKSKIPNALSYLQNPFFLGGYGSFILEALAMTAAHSIKPSVYNSFINGVGNPGPGKVVVYSYAKGVQLLKQGKKIQYIGPAGPYNFNKWHNSFAGQVAEQYLANGSVKPLPNGVVTTSQIQKYPG